A single region of the Thermococcus paralvinellae genome encodes:
- a CDS encoding GNAT family N-acetyltransferase has protein sequence MDIRIARLEDTNGIVEVHCSDVEEWYHYENGQRREPDSYDNLTLKERYLHGGPWMSIETRAIHLNNLLLNGQIPLVAEIEGRIIGELELFISEELINERTRKIAHIDVLEVHREFRGQGIGRELVKAAEELARKEKCELLTVTPEKEAVKFYEKVGIKDILHKGCFISFDLSALPNREVKGLNIREFSWEEVKDKEMTLGKFQSSYHHWFTAFKDKIAGVDNTLYFESGQIGESYYILEGSFFGKDIATLYAWGDNIEKLILQIGSRAKDVGFREIRTSISEKDLEKIQTLKPKVLDRFIILAKTL, from the coding sequence ATGGATATTAGGATTGCCAGGCTTGAAGATACTAATGGGATTGTAGAAGTCCACTGTTCCGATGTAGAAGAGTGGTATCACTACGAAAATGGACAGAGAAGAGAACCAGATTCCTACGATAATTTAACTCTCAAAGAAAGGTATCTACATGGCGGACCTTGGATGAGTATTGAAACACGTGCCATTCATTTGAATAACCTCCTTCTTAACGGGCAGATTCCACTGGTAGCGGAAATTGAAGGCAGAATTATTGGAGAATTGGAGCTGTTCATAAGCGAAGAGCTCATAAATGAAAGAACCAGGAAGATAGCCCACATAGACGTCCTTGAAGTTCACAGAGAGTTTAGAGGACAAGGAATAGGGCGGGAACTTGTAAAAGCGGCTGAAGAGCTTGCAAGAAAAGAGAAATGTGAGCTTTTAACAGTGACACCAGAAAAAGAGGCAGTAAAGTTTTACGAAAAAGTTGGAATTAAAGACATCCTTCATAAGGGTTGCTTCATTAGTTTCGACCTTTCAGCGCTTCCAAATAGAGAGGTCAAAGGACTTAATATTCGGGAGTTCTCCTGGGAAGAAGTTAAGGACAAAGAAATGACTCTTGGAAAATTCCAAAGCTCTTATCATCACTGGTTTACAGCGTTTAAGGATAAAATAGCTGGGGTAGACAATACCCTTTACTTCGAAAGCGGACAAATTGGAGAGAGCTATTACATTCTTGAGGGAAGCTTCTTTGGAAAAGACATTGCAACGTTATATGCATGGGGAGACAACATTGAGAAACTCATTCTGCAGATTGGAAGTAGAGCGAAGGATGTGGGATTTAGAGAGATTAGGACTTCAATCTCAGAAAAAGACCTTGAGAAAATTCAAACTCTCAAGCCCAAAGTCCTTGACAGATTTATCATCCTTGCGAAGACACTATAA
- a CDS encoding ribonuclease Z, whose product MLEVIFLGTGGIMPNRERNVPSIALRYKGQIILWDVGEGTLRQLNTAKLSPMRIEKIFITHFHGDHYLGLMSLIQTMTLWNRQRPLHIYGPKYTFEFIQNYLKSGFFAPSFEIHVHELGETRLKFGDYEIWSFKVEHGIPALGYVFKEKDKRGNFDLKKISEFGLKPGPWMKELELKGKIEINGRIIHLEDVTGERRRGVKVVYTGDTEPCGRVKLFSERADLLIHEATYLSDKDRGESYHSTVNEACEVAKKAKVKLLALFHRAPRYKYDEYFQKVRQLCNHKFIVPKDFDKISLKGESYELSSIR is encoded by the coding sequence ATGCTTGAAGTTATATTTTTGGGAACCGGCGGGATAATGCCAAACAGAGAGAGAAACGTTCCTTCAATAGCCCTACGTTATAAGGGCCAGATTATACTCTGGGATGTTGGTGAAGGAACTTTAAGACAGCTTAACACTGCTAAGCTCAGTCCAATGAGGATTGAAAAGATTTTCATAACTCACTTCCATGGAGACCACTATCTTGGCTTGATGAGCTTAATTCAGACGATGACTCTTTGGAACAGACAAAGGCCCCTCCACATTTATGGTCCAAAATACACCTTTGAATTTATACAAAACTATTTGAAGAGCGGCTTTTTTGCTCCGAGCTTTGAAATTCACGTCCATGAGCTTGGTGAGACAAGGTTAAAATTTGGGGATTATGAAATCTGGAGCTTTAAGGTTGAACACGGCATTCCAGCTTTGGGCTATGTGTTTAAAGAAAAAGACAAGCGTGGAAACTTTGATTTGAAAAAGATTAGTGAGTTCGGCTTAAAACCTGGCCCTTGGATGAAAGAGCTTGAGCTTAAGGGAAAAATCGAAATTAATGGGAGGATTATTCACCTTGAAGATGTTACTGGGGAGAGGAGGAGAGGAGTTAAGGTTGTTTACACAGGAGATACAGAGCCTTGTGGGAGAGTTAAGTTATTCTCAGAGAGAGCGGATCTGCTTATCCATGAGGCAACTTACCTAAGCGATAAAGATAGAGGAGAAAGTTATCATTCAACTGTGAACGAAGCCTGTGAAGTGGCAAAGAAAGCTAAGGTTAAGCTTTTGGCTTTGTTCCATAGGGCACCTAGGTACAAATACGATGAGTATTTCCAAAAAGTGAGGCAGTTATGTAACCATAAATTTATAGTCCCAAAAGATTTCGATAAAATAAGTTTAAAGGGTGAAAGTTATGAGCTATCTTCGATACGTTAA
- the mobA gene encoding molybdenum cofactor guanylyltransferase MobA, with product MIAAVLAGGKSRRFGENKLLYKVDGKPIVMHTIERLLKAESIDDVVIVTCQEKKRDFEALGFRVLIDDLLVGPIGGIFVALKEVGDAFIAAGDMPLINPKFVDYIVERFYESKSLACIPIWANGYIEPLHAVYSKDFLPILKEQIEKGEYMIRKAIERADPCYIMIDDLPEEFKESFFNINTKHDLKRLLG from the coding sequence ATGATAGCGGCAGTACTGGCTGGTGGGAAGTCCCGAAGATTTGGTGAGAATAAGCTACTTTACAAAGTTGATGGAAAGCCTATTGTTATGCACACCATAGAGCGATTACTGAAAGCTGAGAGTATTGATGATGTAGTAATCGTTACATGTCAAGAAAAAAAGAGAGATTTTGAAGCATTGGGGTTTAGGGTTCTGATTGATGACCTCTTAGTTGGACCGATTGGGGGTATTTTTGTGGCTCTAAAAGAGGTTGGTGATGCCTTCATTGCTGCTGGAGACATGCCGCTGATAAATCCAAAATTTGTAGATTACATTGTTGAGCGCTTTTATGAGAGTAAATCTTTGGCATGCATCCCAATATGGGCAAATGGATATATAGAACCGTTGCATGCTGTTTACTCCAAGGATTTTCTCCCAATTTTAAAAGAGCAGATAGAGAAAGGAGAGTATATGATTCGAAAAGCGATAGAGAGGGCAGATCCTTGTTATATTATGATTGATGACCTTCCTGAAGAATTTAAAGAGAGCTTCTTTAACATAAACACGAAGCATGATTTAAAACGTCTTTTGGGTTAA
- a CDS encoding tetratricopeptide repeat protein yields the protein MEEILRAIEEKDCKKVARLLYYKVDELGEEDLKEVLEKAEKLALECKDPELYKLVVYYYLEFLEIDKISEFEKLAEKEDTFEAKYHLADLYFLIGNLEKSLDLYRQLLEEEIEKGNKENIAKIYYNMALIHEELMEYDKALELMEKAEEILKELGREEDVLHIQIYRAYVTFEKGDIPTAKAKLAEILPKVLDKPQLKAQIHLAFEEIFEEQDNYEAALQECLYAMIEAKEGEYFDIAFDALIDVIWQLMIEDEFEIIYNNIDMFANAVPELKDFFEGIKAIALFKDGKVGREEVSEAVLKVKDRRLLDLLEFLGEAEL from the coding sequence ATGGAGGAGATTCTTAGAGCAATTGAAGAAAAGGACTGCAAAAAGGTTGCACGCCTTTTGTACTATAAGGTTGACGAGCTCGGCGAAGAGGACTTAAAAGAGGTTCTCGAAAAAGCTGAGAAATTAGCCTTAGAGTGTAAAGATCCTGAGCTATACAAGTTGGTTGTTTACTATTATCTCGAATTCCTTGAAATTGATAAAATATCAGAATTCGAAAAGCTCGCTGAAAAGGAAGACACATTCGAAGCTAAATATCATCTAGCAGATTTATACTTCCTAATTGGAAATCTCGAGAAGTCTCTTGATCTTTACAGGCAGTTGCTGGAGGAAGAAATCGAGAAAGGGAACAAGGAGAACATTGCAAAGATTTATTACAATATGGCACTTATCCATGAGGAACTAATGGAATACGATAAAGCACTTGAACTAATGGAAAAAGCAGAAGAGATTCTGAAAGAACTTGGAAGAGAGGAAGATGTTCTCCACATCCAGATTTATAGAGCATACGTAACTTTTGAGAAGGGAGATATTCCAACAGCAAAAGCAAAACTAGCCGAGATTTTGCCAAAGGTTCTTGACAAACCCCAGCTCAAAGCCCAAATTCACTTAGCATTTGAAGAAATATTTGAAGAGCAGGACAACTATGAAGCTGCTCTACAGGAGTGCCTCTATGCTATGATAGAAGCTAAGGAAGGGGAGTACTTCGATATTGCATTTGATGCACTAATTGACGTAATCTGGCAGCTCATGATCGAAGATGAATTCGAGATAATTTACAACAACATTGATATGTTCGCCAATGCCGTTCCAGAGCTGAAGGACTTCTTTGAGGGCATTAAAGCAATTGCACTGTTCAAAGATGGCAAGGTTGGAAGAGAAGAAGTAAGTGAGGCCGTGCTTAAAGTTAAAGACAGAAGGCTGCTTGATTTACTCGAATTTTTAGGCGAAGCTGAGCTTTGA
- a CDS encoding NAD+ synthase gives MRQLDYDDVIKKLVSFIRERVDEANVNGVVIGISGGVDSATTAFLAVKALGREKVLGLIMPYYENQDVEDAKLVCETLGINYKIINIKPIVDAFEESLDFEPDKITKGNIMVRARMILLYAHANQYNFLVLGTSNKSELLTGYYTKWGDGASDYAPLINLYKTEVWEIAKRLGVPERIIKKKPTAGLWIGQTDENELGISYKLLDEILYRLVDLKMPKEKIAEEVGIPLEKVEYVENLVQKSKHKRKLPTGPEF, from the coding sequence ATGAGGCAACTTGACTATGATGATGTAATTAAAAAGCTAGTTTCTTTTATTCGGGAGAGGGTTGATGAGGCGAATGTGAATGGTGTTGTGATTGGAATTAGTGGTGGTGTTGATAGTGCAACAACAGCTTTTTTGGCAGTGAAGGCTTTGGGGAGGGAGAAAGTTCTTGGCTTGATAATGCCATACTACGAGAATCAAGATGTAGAAGATGCGAAATTAGTTTGTGAGACTCTTGGAATTAACTACAAAATCATCAACATCAAGCCAATTGTTGATGCTTTTGAGGAAAGCCTTGATTTTGAACCAGACAAAATTACCAAAGGCAATATAATGGTTAGGGCAAGAATGATTCTTCTATACGCTCATGCAAACCAGTATAACTTCCTCGTCTTGGGGACAAGCAATAAGAGTGAGCTTTTAACGGGTTATTATACTAAGTGGGGTGATGGTGCGAGTGATTATGCCCCATTGATAAACCTTTACAAGACGGAAGTTTGGGAGATTGCCAAGAGGTTGGGCGTTCCAGAAAGGATTATTAAGAAGAAGCCCACTGCTGGGCTTTGGATTGGACAAACTGATGAAAACGAGCTTGGCATAAGTTACAAACTCTTGGACGAGATTCTTTACAGATTAGTTGACTTGAAAATGCCCAAGGAGAAAATTGCCGAAGAAGTGGGTATTCCGCTTGAAAAGGTTGAATACGTTGAAAACCTAGTACAGAAGAGCAAACACAAAAGAAAACTACCAACAGGACCAGAATTTTAG
- a CDS encoding VWA domain-containing protein encodes MEPREKRLVFPFSAIVGQEKAKLALLCVAVNPLIGGVLLKGDKGTGKSTLVRALANVLPEIEVVDGCPFNCNPRNPLEMCDSCYERYENGEELPIAKRKMRVVDLPLSVTIDRLVGTVDVERFLKEGRKALQPGILAEANRNVLYIDEVNLLDDYIADSLLDAAAMGWNTIEREGISFRHPARFILVGSMNPEEGELRPQILDRFGLCVEVSAPMNPEERIEIVRRVEEFHEDPISFYKKFESEEKKLTERVVKAREILPKVEISDDLLKLLAETVVNLGIKTNRAEIATIKTAKAIAALNGRRRVSLEDLEKAMELALPHRLRDKPFQKPPQMRPPKPKDDKEHNHDHKHDHKHEHKKEEKNERRNQGSQSQGIGNLEQNFRSSEAKIPRIESKNFDGSEFTGYRSSRDVSVTVVNFPKGIPVSYVPPKGEIRDVDFYNSVICAVLNGKKPPIRLDLNDLRVRVRKAKAPTLWVLLLDSSGSMAVQKRISIAKGIAEKLVENGYIKKSKMALIVAKGNRAEIFVPPTKNYWEVLEKIESVPTGGRTPLSSALYNLLLLAERERRKDKSLKVRAFLITDGKANVPLFGKRIKDEIIELAKALRKKGIELNIYDTRGRGINPGISYVPVLKEVANAKVYRT; translated from the coding sequence ATGGAGCCTCGTGAAAAACGCTTAGTCTTTCCATTCTCTGCAATAGTCGGGCAGGAAAAGGCTAAATTAGCTTTACTTTGTGTAGCCGTTAATCCGCTGATTGGTGGTGTCTTGCTTAAAGGAGATAAGGGAACGGGGAAATCGACCCTAGTTAGGGCTTTGGCTAACGTTTTGCCAGAAATTGAGGTCGTTGATGGCTGTCCTTTCAACTGCAATCCGAGGAATCCTTTGGAGATGTGCGACAGCTGTTATGAGAGATATGAAAATGGGGAAGAGTTGCCCATAGCAAAGAGGAAGATGCGCGTTGTGGATTTGCCCTTAAGCGTTACAATAGACAGGCTGGTTGGAACTGTAGATGTCGAGAGATTTTTAAAAGAAGGGAGAAAGGCATTACAGCCCGGAATTTTGGCAGAAGCAAACAGAAACGTGCTCTACATTGATGAAGTGAACCTCCTAGATGACTACATAGCCGATTCACTTTTAGATGCTGCAGCAATGGGATGGAATACAATAGAAAGAGAGGGAATTTCCTTTAGGCATCCAGCAAGATTCATCTTAGTTGGAAGTATGAACCCAGAGGAGGGTGAGCTTAGACCTCAAATCCTCGATAGATTTGGTTTATGCGTTGAGGTAAGCGCTCCAATGAATCCAGAGGAGAGAATAGAGATAGTTAGGAGAGTTGAAGAGTTTCATGAAGACCCGATAAGCTTCTATAAGAAGTTTGAGAGCGAAGAGAAAAAGCTTACGGAGAGGGTTGTTAAGGCAAGGGAGATTCTGCCGAAGGTCGAGATAAGCGACGATTTGCTAAAGCTTTTGGCTGAAACAGTCGTTAACCTGGGAATCAAAACCAACAGAGCTGAGATAGCCACGATAAAGACAGCCAAAGCAATAGCTGCCCTAAACGGAAGGAGAAGGGTCTCACTGGAAGACTTAGAAAAAGCTATGGAATTGGCTCTACCACACCGTTTGAGGGACAAGCCCTTCCAAAAGCCGCCGCAAATGAGGCCTCCAAAGCCTAAAGACGATAAGGAGCATAATCACGACCACAAACACGACCATAAACATGAACACAAGAAGGAAGAAAAAAATGAAAGGAGAAACCAGGGGTCTCAAAGTCAAGGGATTGGGAATTTAGAGCAGAATTTTCGCTCAAGCGAAGCTAAAATCCCAAGGATAGAGAGTAAAAACTTTGATGGAAGTGAATTCACAGGATACCGCTCCTCGAGGGATGTCAGCGTCACAGTGGTAAACTTTCCGAAAGGAATTCCAGTCTCTTACGTTCCCCCCAAAGGTGAAATAAGGGATGTTGATTTTTACAACTCGGTTATTTGCGCTGTATTGAATGGAAAAAAGCCTCCAATAAGGCTTGATTTAAACGACCTCCGCGTTAGAGTCAGGAAAGCAAAGGCACCAACGCTCTGGGTTTTGCTCTTGGATTCAAGCGGAAGCATGGCTGTGCAGAAAAGAATTAGCATCGCGAAGGGAATAGCAGAGAAATTGGTTGAGAACGGGTACATCAAAAAGTCAAAGATGGCTTTGATAGTTGCAAAAGGTAATCGAGCGGAAATATTCGTTCCACCTACTAAGAACTACTGGGAAGTGCTTGAGAAAATAGAGAGCGTTCCAACTGGAGGGAGAACGCCTTTGAGTTCGGCCCTCTATAATCTTCTTCTGCTTGCCGAACGTGAGAGGAGAAAAGACAAGTCCCTGAAAGTTAGGGCATTCTTGATAACTGACGGAAAGGCCAACGTCCCACTTTTTGGAAAGCGAATTAAGGATGAGATCATTGAGCTGGCAAAAGCTCTGAGGAAAAAGGGAATAGAACTTAACATTTATGACACGAGAGGAAGAGGAATAAATCCAGGAATTTCGTATGTTCCAGTTTTGAAGGAAGTTGCAAACGCTAAAGTTTACAGGACGTGA
- a CDS encoding 2,3-butanediol dehydrogenase — translation MLAIRWYGKRDLRLEEVREPSIKPGFIKIKVKACGVCGTDLNEYLNGPIFIPTKEPHPLTGKTAPVTIGHEFAGEVVEIGAGVKGFEVGDRVAVFPVIHCGECYFCKRGMENLCVNFGVTGLSEDGGFAEYALVRPYQAYKIPESVSFEEGALVEPLSVGVRAVKKAQLMPGDSVVIIGAGPIGLCVLLVAKASGAGKIIVVEPSKARRKKAEEIGADITINPSGKSVEEVIEEIRGETELGADVSFECVGLNETFKVAVESIRKGGKAVALGVFKCLTSFDAKGLVVGEKSIIGSVSHSADDFCRGISLVASKRVDVRPLITSKVKLEEIVEKGFEELIKNRDKHVKILAAEI, via the coding sequence ATGCTCGCAATTAGATGGTACGGGAAGAGAGACCTAAGGCTCGAAGAAGTTAGAGAGCCAAGTATAAAACCAGGCTTCATTAAAATCAAAGTAAAAGCCTGTGGCGTCTGTGGGACAGACTTAAATGAGTATCTAAATGGTCCAATTTTTATACCAACCAAAGAGCCCCACCCTCTCACAGGAAAAACTGCTCCAGTCACCATTGGTCATGAATTTGCTGGCGAGGTTGTTGAAATTGGAGCAGGAGTTAAAGGCTTTGAAGTAGGTGATAGGGTTGCCGTCTTTCCAGTAATTCACTGCGGTGAGTGCTACTTTTGTAAGAGAGGTATGGAAAACCTATGTGTAAACTTTGGAGTAACAGGGTTAAGTGAAGACGGAGGTTTTGCCGAATATGCCTTAGTCAGGCCATATCAGGCATACAAAATACCAGAGAGCGTTTCATTTGAAGAGGGTGCATTAGTTGAACCACTCTCAGTCGGCGTTAGAGCTGTTAAAAAGGCTCAGCTGATGCCCGGTGACAGCGTAGTGATAATTGGTGCTGGACCCATTGGCTTATGTGTCCTTTTAGTTGCAAAAGCTTCTGGAGCAGGGAAAATAATTGTTGTAGAGCCTTCCAAAGCTAGGAGAAAGAAGGCAGAGGAGATCGGTGCTGATATAACAATTAATCCAAGTGGAAAAAGTGTTGAAGAGGTTATCGAAGAGATAAGAGGAGAGACAGAACTTGGGGCTGATGTCAGCTTTGAGTGTGTTGGACTAAACGAAACGTTCAAGGTTGCTGTGGAAAGCATAAGAAAAGGTGGTAAAGCAGTTGCTCTGGGAGTTTTTAAATGTCTGACATCTTTCGATGCTAAAGGACTTGTAGTTGGAGAAAAGAGTATAATTGGATCGGTCTCCCACAGTGCCGATGACTTCTGCAGGGGAATTTCTTTAGTTGCATCAAAGAGGGTTGACGTTAGGCCTTTAATAACTTCAAAGGTTAAACTGGAAGAAATAGTAGAGAAAGGCTTCGAGGAGCTCATAAAAAACAGAGATAAACACGTGAAGATACTTGCTGCTGAAATATAA
- the cobN gene encoding cobaltochelatase subunit CobN: MICFILGYGARALPLLQEILREEGIKGIVLTDQNCEKELDKVERAEVIFIYAHELPEIVEEKIRESEAKVIACAGLESLTNVPEEILIKAKTYYVLGGGKNLRNMARFLASLSGEAIEYEEPEEVPMHGIYHPNFGVFESLDDYLMVYKKRPLVGVLFWRSAWLYKEFKPIGELIKALEEEGFSVIPVFTYGKDSTTGLGREKSEAVKEFFMKNGKPIIDALVSLISFGTVDLKNLQKLNVPVFAPIRSYYQSLEEWEKSEQGVDYMTQVYGVIIPEVAGAIEPIFIAGTRNIEGYKVGEPYEEHMKYLAKRVKKWIELRKKPKSEVKIAIVLINPPCKGLEANIGVGLGLDVPESIVRLLHKLKGEGYYVGEDLPKNGEELIKLILKRKAISEFRWTSVEEIVKSGGAIDFVGLEEYLEWFNELPEDLRERIIKDWGRPEDVLAGKVDKALVGMVYEGRFVVPGIRFGNVFITPQPKFGCAGARCDGKVCRILHDPTIVPPHQWWAVYRWITRKFRADVMIHFGTHGYLEFRPGKGVGLSPSCVPEASLDDVPHLYVYVVSNPMEGVIAKRRGYATLIDHIYPPMAMAEVLDDLDSLLTQYAKAKSLGDEARRKKIYEQILEKAKENKLRIANPEDEEQTIEEIHRYVELMRGSQINLGLHIFGHPPKDPNRLAEYIATAMAYDSYASPSIRRVIAEAVGLDYDEIRKNPLGTTNGFTNRELLEIFHKIAIKSLERLLKGESFEVIEEEIEKFGFKVKEKEKLEETFRKALEVAEKIVECEKEYDGFLKGLSGKYIEPGPSGAITRGKFEILPTGRNFYAVDPRTLPTKAAWQIGVETAEKLLKAYKEKHGRYPESVGQVLWSIDGYKADGEQIAQILYLIGVRPVWKGDVVAGLEVIPLEELGRPRIDVLVRISGIVRDTLPNYIYLIDEAIEKVVALDEPLEMNYIKKHYIEHIKKLIELGKSFEEAQRFARFRVFSAPPGAYGAGVNLAVESSGWRNDEDLAKVWVQWSGYAYGKDAFGVEAHESLVLNLREVDVINRNHISDEHDPTNCCCYFAHHGGFKTAVDALTGKNVEVVQTDTRDISDAKIVDMKVELERVVRAKLLNDRWIEEMKKHGYRGASEFSKKILHLYGWEATTKLVEDWVFDEIAQKYVLDEEMRRWFEEHNPYAIEEIARRLIEAYERGLWKTSDELIEKLMEVYSEIEGILEESLGEGEVQGGTIEIYTAEDDKHWSEKIGEVDKIWSLVKNA, translated from the coding sequence ATGATTTGCTTCATATTGGGTTATGGGGCAAGGGCTTTGCCTTTGCTTCAGGAAATCCTTAGAGAAGAAGGGATAAAGGGGATTGTGCTCACTGATCAGAACTGTGAGAAGGAGCTGGATAAGGTAGAGAGGGCTGAGGTAATCTTCATCTATGCTCACGAGCTTCCCGAAATAGTGGAGGAGAAAATTAGAGAGAGTGAAGCTAAAGTCATCGCATGTGCTGGGCTTGAAAGCCTGACCAACGTTCCAGAAGAAATCCTAATCAAAGCGAAGACATATTATGTCCTTGGAGGCGGGAAGAATCTTAGGAATATGGCCAGATTTCTAGCAAGCTTATCTGGAGAGGCAATTGAATATGAAGAACCAGAAGAAGTTCCCATGCACGGCATCTATCACCCGAATTTTGGAGTTTTTGAGAGCTTGGACGACTATTTAATGGTTTACAAGAAGAGGCCGTTAGTTGGAGTTCTCTTCTGGAGGAGTGCTTGGCTTTATAAGGAATTTAAACCAATTGGAGAGCTCATTAAAGCCCTTGAAGAAGAAGGCTTCAGTGTGATTCCTGTCTTCACTTATGGGAAAGACTCAACGACAGGACTGGGGAGAGAGAAGAGCGAGGCTGTTAAAGAGTTCTTCATGAAAAATGGAAAGCCGATTATAGATGCCCTCGTGAGCTTAATTTCCTTCGGCACGGTTGATTTAAAGAATCTGCAAAAGCTCAACGTTCCAGTTTTTGCTCCGATAAGGTCTTACTACCAGTCCCTTGAAGAGTGGGAGAAGAGCGAACAGGGCGTTGACTATATGACTCAGGTTTATGGAGTGATAATCCCAGAAGTTGCGGGAGCAATTGAGCCGATTTTCATAGCTGGAACCAGAAACATTGAAGGCTACAAGGTTGGAGAACCTTACGAAGAGCACATGAAATATTTAGCCAAAAGAGTAAAGAAGTGGATCGAGCTCAGGAAGAAGCCAAAAAGCGAAGTTAAAATTGCTATAGTCCTAATAAATCCTCCATGTAAAGGGCTTGAGGCGAACATCGGTGTTGGACTTGGTTTGGATGTTCCGGAGAGCATCGTTAGACTTCTGCACAAGCTTAAGGGGGAAGGCTACTACGTTGGTGAAGATTTGCCAAAGAATGGGGAAGAGCTGATAAAACTAATTTTGAAGAGAAAAGCGATAAGCGAGTTCAGATGGACAAGCGTTGAGGAGATAGTCAAAAGCGGCGGAGCAATTGACTTTGTAGGCTTGGAGGAGTATCTGGAGTGGTTCAACGAGCTTCCGGAGGATTTGAGGGAGAGAATCATCAAGGACTGGGGAAGACCTGAGGATGTCTTAGCTGGGAAAGTGGACAAAGCATTGGTTGGAATGGTCTACGAAGGGAGATTTGTCGTTCCCGGGATAAGGTTTGGAAACGTCTTCATAACCCCTCAGCCAAAGTTCGGCTGTGCTGGAGCTAGGTGCGACGGAAAAGTTTGTAGAATTTTGCATGATCCAACAATAGTCCCACCGCACCAGTGGTGGGCAGTGTATAGGTGGATAACGCGCAAATTTAGGGCTGATGTAATGATACACTTCGGAACCCACGGCTACTTGGAGTTCAGACCCGGAAAAGGCGTTGGGCTTTCTCCTTCATGTGTTCCTGAGGCAAGCTTAGATGACGTTCCGCACTTATACGTTTATGTAGTTTCAAATCCAATGGAAGGTGTTATTGCTAAGAGGAGAGGCTACGCAACGCTTATAGATCACATCTATCCTCCAATGGCAATGGCTGAAGTTCTGGATGATTTGGATTCTCTCCTAACCCAGTATGCGAAGGCAAAGAGCTTGGGAGATGAGGCAAGGAGAAAGAAAATTTATGAACAGATTTTAGAAAAAGCTAAGGAAAACAAGCTGAGGATAGCGAATCCAGAAGATGAAGAGCAGACGATAGAGGAAATCCACCGATACGTTGAGCTGATGAGGGGTTCTCAAATAAATCTCGGCCTTCATATCTTTGGACATCCACCAAAAGACCCCAATAGATTAGCGGAATACATTGCTACAGCAATGGCTTATGATTCTTATGCTTCCCCTTCAATTAGGCGCGTTATAGCTGAAGCAGTAGGCCTAGACTACGATGAGATAAGGAAGAACCCCTTGGGGACGACAAATGGATTTACGAACAGAGAACTGTTGGAAATCTTCCACAAGATAGCCATCAAGAGCTTAGAGCGTTTGCTTAAGGGAGAAAGCTTTGAAGTTATTGAGGAAGAGATTGAAAAGTTTGGATTTAAAGTTAAGGAGAAAGAAAAGCTTGAAGAAACGTTTAGAAAAGCCCTTGAAGTTGCAGAGAAAATAGTTGAATGTGAAAAAGAATACGACGGCTTCTTGAAGGGACTGAGCGGGAAATACATCGAGCCTGGTCCGTCGGGAGCGATAACGAGAGGAAAGTTTGAGATTTTACCGACGGGAAGGAATTTCTATGCAGTTGATCCAAGGACTCTACCAACTAAAGCAGCATGGCAGATAGGAGTTGAAACTGCTGAAAAACTTTTGAAAGCTTACAAAGAAAAGCACGGGAGATATCCGGAGAGTGTTGGACAAGTTCTCTGGAGCATAGACGGTTATAAGGCTGATGGAGAGCAGATAGCCCAAATCCTCTATTTGATTGGAGTTAGGCCGGTTTGGAAAGGAGATGTAGTTGCTGGGCTCGAGGTAATTCCCTTAGAAGAGCTCGGAAGACCAAGGATTGACGTTCTGGTTAGAATAAGTGGAATCGTGAGAGATACTCTGCCAAACTACATCTACCTAATTGACGAGGCCATAGAAAAGGTTGTTGCGCTAGATGAGCCTTTGGAGATGAACTACATTAAAAAGCACTACATTGAGCACATTAAAAAGCTCATTGAACTCGGCAAGAGTTTTGAAGAAGCCCAAAGGTTTGCACGCTTTAGAGTTTTTTCAGCTCCACCTGGTGCCTACGGGGCTGGGGTAAATTTGGCAGTTGAATCATCGGGCTGGAGGAATGACGAGGATTTAGCTAAAGTGTGGGTTCAGTGGAGCGGCTATGCTTATGGAAAAGACGCCTTTGGCGTTGAAGCTCATGAATCATTGGTTTTGAACTTAAGAGAGGTGGATGTAATCAACAGAAACCACATAAGCGATGAGCACGACCCGACGAACTGTTGCTGCTATTTTGCACATCACGGGGGCTTTAAGACGGCTGTTGATGCCTTAACAGGCAAGAACGTTGAAGTGGTTCAGACAGACACAAGGGACATAAGCGATGCCAAAATAGTTGACATGAAAGTTGAGCTTGAAAGGGTCGTTAGGGCAAAGCTCCTCAATGATAGGTGGATTGAGGAAATGAAGAAGCATGGTTACAGAGGGGCTAGTGAGTTCTCCAAGAAGATTCTTCACTTATACGGCTGGGAAGCTACAACAAAGCTCGTTGAAGATTGGGTTTTTGACGAGATAGCACAGAAATACGTTCTAGATGAAGAAATGAGGAGATGGTTCGAGGAGCACAATCCCTACGCTATTGAGGAAATTGCAAGGCGTTTGATTGAAGCTTATGAGCGCGGCTTGTGGAAGACGAGTGATGAATTAATTGAAAAGCTCATGGAGGTCTATTCCGAGATTGAGGGAATTTTGGAGGAGAGTCTTGGTGAAGGGGAAGTTCAAGGCGGGACAATTGAAATCTACACAGCTGAGGATGACAAACACTGGAGTGAAAAAATTGGGGAGGTGGATAAAATATGGAGCCTCGTGAAAAACGCTTAG